A region of the Candidatus Deferrimicrobium sp. genome:
TTGTCCGTGGAGATCTCGAGCAGGGGCTGGTCCTTGGCGATCAGTTCCCCCACTTCCACGAGCCACTTCACAACGACCCCTTCCACCACGCTTTCCCCGAGCTGGGGCATCACGACGTCGATGAGCATCGCTTCACGCTCCTTGCGTTTAATACGCGGCGAGTTTCCGGATCGCCTCGGTGATCTTCTCCTGGTTCGGCAGGACGTACGCCTCCATCGCCGGGGCGAACGGCGTGTGGGCGTCCCGCGCCCCCAGCCGCATGACCGGCCCGTCCAGATCCTCGAAGCAATCCTGCGCGATCCGCGCGGCGACCTCCCCCCCGATCCCTCCGTTCAGGCGCGACTCGTGGACGATCAGCACCTTTCCCGTCTTCCGCGCGGAAGCCTTCACCGTCGCCCAGTCGATCGGCAGAAGGGTCCGCAGGTCGATCACCTCGATGTCGACCTCCGCGGCCATGTCCCGAGCCGCCTTCATCACCGCGTGGACCGGGGCGCTGTAGGTGATGACGGTGAGGTCCCGCCCCTCCTTGCGCAGCGCCGCCTTCCCGATCGGGACCAGGTACTCCTCCGCGGGAATCTCTTCCTTGATCCGCCGATAGAGGAACTTGTGCTCGAAGTAGATCACCGGGTCGTCGTCCCGGATGGCGGATTTTAGCAGCCCCTTCGCGTCGTATGCCGTCGCCGGGGCCACCACCTTGAGACCGGGGACGTGGCAGAACCACGCTTCCGGGTTCTGGGAGTGGTACAGGCCGCCGTGGACCCCGCCGCCTGACGGCCCCCGGACCACGATCGGGCAGGCGGTTTGCCCCCCGTGGCGGTAGCGAAGCGTCGCCGCCGAGTTCACGATCTGGTCGAAGCCGCAAGCGATGAAGTCGATGAACTGCATCTCGAGGATCGGGCGCATCCCCTGGACCGCCAGTCCCACCCCCGCCCCGACGATCAGCGACTCGGAGATGGGCATATCGACCACCCGGTCGGCGCCGTACTTCTCCAGGAGCCCCGCCGTCGCCTTGAAGGCGCCGCCCAGCACGCCGACGTCCTCCCCCATCAACAGGACATTCTTGTCCCTCGCCAACTCCTCGTCCATGGCCTGCCGGATCGCCTCGATATAGGTGATGAGCATGGTTACCGCGCCTCCGTATCGATCGGCATGGCGTACAGGTCTTCCATCGCCTCGGGTCCCTCGGGAGCCGGGCTGCCGTCCGCGAACGCGACCGCCTCTTCCACGATCCGCGTCACCTCCTCGGCCGTCTCTTTCCTGATGGCGGCGATGTCGTACTTCCTCTTCTCGAGGTAGATCTCCCAGAGAGAGATCGGGTCCCGGCTCTCCCAGGTGATCACCTCTTCCTCCGACCGGTAGTCGGCCCGGTCGTGCTCGGAATGGCCGTGGTACCGGTACGTCTTGCACTCCACCAGCGTCGGCCCTTCGCCCTTGCGCGCGCGGTCGATCGCCTTCCCCGCCGCCTTCATCACGTCGTGCAGGTCGTTCCCGTTCACCACCTCGCCCTTGAAGCCGTAGCCGGCCGCCCGGTCCGCCACGTTGTCGACCCCGAACTGCAACTCGTTGGGGGTGGAGTACGCGTAGAAATTGTTCTCGCAGACGAAGACCACCGGGAGCTTGTGCACTCCGGCGAAGTTCATCGCCTCGTGGACGTCCCCCCGGCTGCTCGCCCCCTCGCCGAAGAAGGAGATCGCCACGCGGTCTTCCTTCCGGATCTTGAACTTGTACGCCATCCCCGCCGCGACCGGCAAGGTCGCCGCCAGCATGGAAGTGGCGCCGAAGATTCCGTTCGCGAGGTCCCCCCCGTGGAGGTAGGAGTCTTTCCCCTTCGCGAAGCCGTCCCGCTTGCCGAAGATCTGCGCCATCAGCCGCTTCGGGTCGGCCCCCTTGACGAGATAGGCGCCCAGGTCCCGGTGCAGCGGGAAGATCCAGTCGTCCCACCGCAGGTCGTGGCAGAAGCCGACCGTCACCGCCTCCTGACCCTTTCCCGAGTAGACACCGCCCATCAGCTTCCCCTGCTTGTCCAGCGCGGAGATCCGGCCCTCGAACTCGCGGATGAGGCGAAGCCAGCGATACAGCTCCCGGTCTTTCTGCTCGGTCATGGCGCCCTCTCGTGAATGGTTATAGGTCGATCGCCTCGCCGCCCAGCATGAGCGCCGCCTCCCGGATCGCCTCCGAAAGGGTGGGGTGCGCATGGACGGTTCGGCCGATCTCGTGGAACGTCACCTCGAGGGAGCGGGCGAGGGAGAGCTCCGCGATCATGTCCGGAGCGCCGACGCCGATGATGTGGCAGCCGATCATCTCGCCGTATTTCGCGTCCGCGATCATCTTGACGAACCCGTCGGTGTGACCGGAGGCGACCGCCTTCCCGAGTGCGGTGAAGGGGAACTTCGACACCTTGCATTCGATCCCGCGCCGCTTCGCCTCCTCCTCCGACAGGCCGATCGTGGCCACCTCGGGGCGGCAGAAAACGCACGAGGGGATCCGGTCCGGGTCGGGGCGGCGCACCTCCTTCCCCGCGATCGCCTCGGCCGCGACGACGCCTTCCGCGGACGCCTTGTGGGCGAGCATCATGCCGCCGATCACGTCTCCGATGGCCCAGATCGTCGGACAGGAGGTTCGGAGCCGGTCGTCCACCTTGACGAGCCCGCGCTCGATCTCCACGCCGCACCCCTCCAGCCCGAGCTCGGCGGAGAGCACCTTGCGCCCCACGGCGACGAGGAGTTTCTCGGCGGTGAGGGCCTCCTCTTTCCCGCCGGAAGAAACCGTCAACGTCCGGGTCGCCTTGTCGAATCTCTTCGCCGGGGCGGAGGTCAGCACCCGCATCCCCTGTTTTCCGAGGATTTTCTCCAGCTCCTTCGCCACTTCGCGGTCGGTGCGCGGGAGGAGCTGGTCCTCCATCTCGACGATCGTCACCTCGGCTCCGAACGCCCGGTAGACGTAGGCGAACTCCACCCCGACCGCGCCCCCCCCGAGGACGATCACGGAGCGCGGAAGCGTCTCCTGCGCCAGGGCGTCGTCGCTGGTCAGGATCACCCGGCCGTCCGGCTCGATCCCCGGCAGCCCACGCACCGCTGTTCCGGAAGCCACGAGGATGTTCTTCGCCGAGAGCTCCTCCTCCCCGACCCGGACGGTGGTGGGCGAGAGGATCGTCGCGCTTGCGGGGAACAGCTCGATCCCGTTCTTCTTGAAGAGGAAGGTCACGCCGCGGGACATCCGGTCCGCCACCTTCCGGCTTCGGCGGATGACGGCGCCGTAGTCCGCGGAAAGCCCCTGGCATCGGATCCCGTAGGCCTCGGCATTGCGCATATCCTCGTACAATCCCGCGCAGGTGAGAATCGCCTTGGACGGGATGCAGCCCCAGTTGACGCACACTCCGCCGGGCTTGTCGCGCTCGGCCACCGCCACGCGCATCCCCAGCTGGGCCGCGCGGATCGCCGCGACGTAGCCGCCGGGGCCCGCGCCGATCACCACCAGGTCGAATTGCTTCATCGGGAGATCCTTTCCATCAAATCGCCGACGCCTCGATGCGCCGGACGACCTCGTTCAGGAACCGCGTCGCCTCCCCGCCGTCCACGATACGGTGATCGAAGGAGAGGCTCAGGTACATCATCTCACGGGGGACGATCTCCCCGTCGCGGACCACGGGCCGGGTCACGATCCTGTGCGCCGCCAGGACAGCCGCCTCAGGGACGTTGATGACGGGGTAGCTGAACAGCCCCCCGATCGAGCCGACGCTGGAGATCGTGAACGTCCCGCCGGTCAGGTCGCCGGGAGCGAGGGTTCCCTCCCGTGCCGCCGCCGACAGCCGTTCGATCTCCCTGGCGAGTTCGATGACCGATTTCGCGTCGGCGTTGCGGACGACCGGGACGACCAGGCCGTCCTCCGCGTCAACGGCCATGCCGACGTCGATTTTCTTCTTGAGGACGATCTCCTCGCGGTCCTCGTCGAGGGAGGCGTTCAGGCCGGGGTGCCGCTGGAGCGCCCCGGCGACCGCCTTCATGATGAAGGGAAGAATGGTGATCCGCACCCCCTCCCGTTCTCCGGTCTCCCGCATCTTCGCGCGCTCGGCCAGCAAGCCCGAGACGTCGGCTTCGTCCACCAGCAAGGCGTGGGGAACACGGGTCTTGGCGGCCACCATCTTCCGCGCGATCATCCGGCGCCTCCCCTTGAAGGGGACCCGCTCCTCCGATGCGGAGTCCGGGGGGATTCCCGCCGGCGCCTTCGGACCCGCCGTTCGCCGCACGTCCTCCTCGGTGATCCGGCCGCCGGGACCACTCCCATGTATCGCGCCCAGCACCACTCCGAGGTCCTTCGCCAGTTTCCGGACGACCGGGGTGGCGAGCACCTCTCCGACCGCGCCGGCGGTTTTCCCGGGAGGAGATTCCTGTCCGGGTTCCGCCGTCTCGCGGGATGCGGGGGTCGGGCGATCGGACGGCGCCGCAACCTGATGCGCGGCGGCGGCCTGCCCGGCCGCGGGCTCGATGAGGGCGATCGGCTCCCCCACTTTCACGATCTGTCCGGGCTGAGCAAGGATCTTCAGGAAGGTTCCGCTCACCGGCGAGGGAAGCTCGATGTTCGCCTTGTCGGTCAGGATCTCGACCAGCAGGTCGTCCTCCTTGACCGCGACCCCCTCGGCCACCAGCCAGCGGACCACTTCTCCTTCCGCGATCCCTTCCCCCACGTCGGGGAGTTTCAGTTCGATCGGCATGGCCTGCGAAACCCCTTTCGGATGTGATCGGACCTCACAGTGAGGAATCTTACGCGGCGCGACCCGTCTTATATGGCTGGATAAGAATCTCCGCCGGGATTCCCAGGCCGGCGTTCAGCCGGCGGATCATCTCCACGGACAGAGGGCGCTTGCGGTTCAGCACTTCCGAGACGCGGGCTCGGCTCCCGAGATACGGCTCCAGGTCTCGCCGTGTGAGCCCCATCTGCTCCATCCGGAATTTGATCGCCTCGATCGGGTCCGGCGGGCCGATCGGATGGTGCTCCTCTTCGTACGCCTCCACAAGCAGGGAAAGAACTTCCAGTGTCCCCGCCTCCCGCGACCCAACGGGCGCATCAAGTAGGGAAGTGATCGTTTCCAGCGCCGCCTTGTAATCGGCCTTTGTGCGTATCGGCTTCAGTTCCATCGTTCTTCCTCCATCATACGGTCGCCGCGTTGACCTTGTCGTACTCCGGATGTGTCCCGGTAAAGCGGATATACACACGACCCAGATCGTAACGGACATGAGTGATCAAGCGGTACTTGTTTCCCTTGATATTGAACACCACCCTGTTTCCCGCAAGAAAACTTGCTGCCGGATACCGGGCTTTGATGTCCTTGGGAAGTACCCACGCCGAATGCAACGCTTCCCCGTGCCACACCTTCAATGGCTGTTCTGCGTCCGGGTGCTTCTCCCAGAAATCCCTGAGCGTTTTTCGGGCGATGATCCGCACACAGGAAGGATACCATGCTCCCTATATGGGAACAAGTGACTGCGAAGGGAGCGCGCCGCCCTGGAAATCTTCCCGCAGAAGGCAGCCGGAAGCCCCCTACGGCTTGATCATCACCATCTTGATGCTCGTCATCTCCTCGCAGGCGAACCGAACGCCTTCGCGCCCCAGGCCGGAGAGCTTGTTCCCGCCGTACGGCATGTGGTCCACACGGAAGATGGAGGTGTCGTTGATCATCACCCCTCCGACGTTGATCCGGTCCACGGCGTACATCGCCTTCTTGAGGTCGTTGGTGTAGACCCCCGCCTGCAGCCCGTACGGGGAATCCTCGACCATCGCGACCGCGTCCTCGAACTTCCCGTATTCGTAAATGGAGACCAGCGGCGCGAACGCCTCCTGGCACATCACCTTCATCTCCGTGCGAACGTTGACCAGCACCGTCGGCTGCATCACCCGCCCCTCGCGCTTCCCCCCGACCAGCACCTTCGCCCCCTCCCGGACCGCCTCCTTCACCCACTCCTCCGCCCGGATCGCCTCCTTCTCCTCGATCATCGGCCCCACGTCGCAATCCTTCTCGAGCGGGTTCCCGACCTTCAGCTTCCGCGTTTCCTCGAGAAACCGCCTGATGAACTCCTTCGCGATCGCCTTGTGGACGTAGAGCCGCTGCAGGGAGATGCACACCTGGCCGGAGTTGGCGAAGGCGCTCATCACGCACCGCGGGACCGCCGCCGCAAGGTCCGCGTCCGGTTCGATGATCGTGCCGGAGTTGTTCCCGAGCTCCATCGTCACTTTTTTCAGTCCCGCCTTCCGGATGATCTGCTCCCCGACCGGAGGCGACCCGGTGAAGGAGATCTTCGAGATCCGCGGGTCGACGGTCAGCCACTCGCCCACCGTGCCCCCCGACCCCACCACCACGTTGAAGACCCCGGCGGGGACCCCCGCCTCCTCGATGATCTCGGCCAGCTTGATCGCGGTCATCGGCGTGGTAGACGCGGGTTTCAGGACCAGCGTGTTCCCCACCGCCAGCGCGGGACCCACCTTGTGCGCCACCAGGTTCAGGGGGAAGTTGAACGGGGTGATCGCGGTGACCACGCCCAGGGGCGTCCGCAGCCAGTACCCGACCCGCCCCTCGCCCGCAAAGCTCGCGTCCATCGGCACCGTCTCCCCATGGATCCGCTTTGCCTCCTCCGCCGAGAACCTGTACGTCTCGACCGACCGGGACACTTCCCCTACCGAGTATTTCCACGCCTTCCCCGCCTCGCGGCAGATGATCGTGGCGATCTCCTCCCGGCGCTCCTCGAGGAGCCGGGAGACGTTCGACAGGAGCTGGTACCTCTTGTGGGCCGGTGTGCGAGACCAGGCCGGGAAGGCTTCGTGGGCCGCGCCGATGGCGCGCTCGGTGGTTTCGCGCGACGCGACCGGCACGTTCGCGAACGTCTCGCCGGTGAACTTGTCGATGACCGGCATCGACTCCTTTTCCGACACCCACTTCCCGGCGACGTACAGCTTCAAATTCCAAACCGGAGCCTTCATGGTCACCTCTCCTTATCGCGGGGGTAGCTTCCTACCAAAGCTTCATGGACTCCTCGACGATGCGGGTCAGGTCGGCTTTCGTCACCGGCCGCGGGCTTCCCACCAGAAGCCGCTGCTGCTTCCAGCCGCCCTCCACCAGGCCGGGGATGTCGGCCTCCGTGTATCCTATCGCGGATAAGCCGTTCGGCGCGCCGATGTCCCGCATCAGTTCGATGAACGCGTCCGGGAGCCTGCGGGCCGCCTCCATCTCCGACAACCCTTCCGTGTTCACTCCGAGCAGGGCGGCGATGCGTGCGTGCCGCCCGGGGTCAGTGGGGGCCGTAAAGCGGAAGTTGGCCGCCGCCGTGAGCGCCACCGACAGCCCGTGGGGGACCATGGGCTCGTCCGTGCCATACCCCGGGGGGACCCACGCCTTGGCCATGCCCGCGATCGGGTATCCCAGCGCGTGCGGGATGTGGACCCCTGCGTTTCCGAAGCCGATCCCTGCGAAGGTCGCCGCCATGGCCATATGGCTCTTGGCTTCCACGTCGGCGCCGTTGTAATAGGCCCGCCGCAGGAATTTCCCGACCCATTCGATCGCCTTCTCGCTCCACAGGTCGGAGATGGGGTTGGAGCCGACATACGGGGGACGCGCGGCGGGGTCCTTCGTCTTCGGGCGCATGTTGTACGGCTTGATGGTGAACGATTCGGCCGCGTGGGTCAGCACGTCCAGTCCGGTGTTCGCCGTCACCGCCGCCGGCGCCGACAGGGAGTTCAGCGGGTCCACAAGCGCGACCGTGGGGCGGATGTGCTGGTGGGAGATGCCGGTCTTTACGTGCAGGTCCAGGAAATCCATGACGATGACGGTGGTCGTCTCGCTGCCGGTCCCCGCGGTCGTCGGAAGGGCGATCAGCGGCTTCAGCGGCCCGGGGACAGGCTTCCCCTTGCCGATGGGCGCGTTCACGTATTCCAGCAGGTCCGCGGGCCAGGTGCGGTACAGGTTCACCGCCTTGGCCGTGTCCAGCACGCTCCCGCCGCCCAGCGCGACCACGGCGTCGAAGCCTGCGCCGCCCGCCGCATCGATCGCCCTCTGCATCGACCGGTCCGTCGGCTCGCAGTGGACATCGTCGAAGATGCGCATGGCGATCTTCTCCCCCTCGATGATCCCCTGGACCTTGTCGACCATTCCGTGGTCCCGCAGCCCCTTGTCCGTCACCAGCAGGACGCTGCGTGCGCCCAGGGATTTCAGCTCGTACCCGAGCTCCTCCGTCGCCCCGACGCCGAATTTCAGCTTCCCCATGATGAGGGGGATGATCGTCTCCATTTCCACGCCCACCGCGCGCCTCCTTGCCGTTCACACGGCCAAGTACTTCTTCTGGACCGCCTCGTCGCTGCGGAACCCCTCGATGTCGTTCCGGTAGCGGATCGCCCCGTTGTCGATGATGAACACCCGGTCGGAGACCTTCACGGCGAACTTCACGTTCTGCTCGGAGAGGAGGATGGTGGTCCCCATCCCCTTCAGGCGGAGGATCATCTCCTTGAGGGCGATGACCACGACGGGGGCCAGCCCCTCCGTCGGCTCGTCCAGCAGGACCAGGTCGGGATTCCCCATGAGCGTTCGCCCGATCGTCAGCATCTGCTGCTCCCCGCCGCTCAATTGTCCTCCCGGCTTTCGGTCGTACTTCGCAAGGATGGGGAACAGGGCGTACACCTTCTCCACGCTCCACCCTTCCCTTCGCGTGTTGCCGGACGACCGCCCGATCTCCAGGTTCTCCCGCACGGTGAGGTTCGGGAAGACCTGCCGGTCCTCGGGGACGTACCCGACCCCCAGGCGGGCGATCCGGTGGACCTGCGCGCCGGAGATCTCCTTCCCATGGAACAGGATGCTCCCGGAGCGCGGGGGGTTCAGGCCAACGATGGACCGGAACGTGGTCGTCTTTCCCGCGCCGTTGCGCCCCATCAGGCACACCGTTTCCCCTTGCGCGACGTCGAGGGAGACCCCGAAGAGGACGTGGCTGGTCCCGTAGAAGGTGTGGACGTCCCGCATCTCCAGGATCATTCGACGATCTCCTCGCCGAGGTACGCCGTGATGACGTCGCGGTTGCGGGAGATCTCCGCCGGCGTGCCTTCCGCCAGCATCCCGCCCTGGTTCAGCACCCGGATCCACTCCGAGATCCCGAAGACCACGTCCATGTCGTGCTCGATGAACACCAGCGTGAGCGACCTCTCCTTCCAGATCCTGCGGATGAGCTCCACCGTGACGGACCGCTCCTCCGGCGACATGCCGGCCATCGGCTCGTCCAGCAGCACCAGCTCCGGGTTCAGGGCGAGGGCGACGGCGATGTCCAGCCGCTTCTGGTCCCCGTGGGGCAGCGACCCGGCGCGCGTGTCCGCCCGGTCGGCCAGGGCGACCATCGACAGCAGCTCCATCGACTCCGCCACTTCGCCGGCGTGGGACAGGGCGCGGCGCACCAGGCGCGTGGTCCGGCCCTCCCGCGCGAGGACGGCGACCAGCACGTTTTCCAGGGCGGTGCGCTCCTTGAAGATGCTGGTGATCTGGAACGCCCTGCCGATCCCCCGCCGTGCGATGTCGGCGGGGTGGAGCCCGTCGATCCGCTCCCCCTTGTACAGCACTTCCCCCCCGTCGGGGACGAGTTTCCCCGTGATCAGGTTGAACAGGGTGGTCTTCCCCGCCCCGTTGGGGCCGATGATGGCGCTGAGCTCCCCCTTCCGGACGCCGAAGCTCATGTCGTGGGTGACCTTCAAGCCCCCGAACGCCTTCGCAAGGCGGCGGACCTCAAGAATGGGCGGTCGCGTTTCCATCCCTCTCCCTGCTCCCCTTCCGGTGCGTCCACTGGTAGAGCGTCCCGATGACACCCCGGGGGAAGAAGATGACGATCGCCAGCATGATCCCCCCGATCCAGATCTCCCAGAACTCGGTGTACTTCCCGATCATATCCTCGATGAAGAGGATGACCCCGGCCCCCACCAGCGGGCCGAAGAAGGAGGAGACCCCGCCGAGGATGCTCATCAGGATCACCTCGCCCGACTTGGTCCAGTGCAGCATGTCCGGGCCGATGGAGCGGTGGAAGCCCGCGAACAGCCCCCCCGCCAGTCCCGAGAACGCCCCGGAGATCACCATGGCGGCGAGCTGGTACCTGCGGACGCGGATCCCGAGGAACCCGGTCCGCTCGGGGTTCTCCCGGATCGACTGAAGGACCGCGCCGAAGGGGGATTCGACGATACGGCGCAGGAGGGCGACGGCGGCGGCGACGACCGCCAGCGTGAAGTAGTAGTAGTGCAGCGGATGGTGGAACCACACCGGCAAGGGGATCCCCTGGATCCCGTTGTCCCCTCCGGTGAAGCCGTACCACTTGAAGACCACGCCCCAGACCAGCTCCGCGAACGCCAGGGTGAGCATCGTGAAGTAGACGCCCGAAAGCCGGATGCACAGGGGGCCGAGAAGCAGCGCCAGCGCGGCGCCGGCGACCGGGGCCAGCGGAAGGGCGACGGAGTACGGAAGGACCCCCTTGGTGAGGAGCAGGCCGACCGTGTACCCCCCCACGCCGTAGTACGCCGCCTGGCCGAAGGAGAGCATCCCGGTGACGCCGTAGAGCAGGTTGAACGCCATCGCGAACAGCCCCATGATGAGGATCTCGTTCGCCATGGTGATGAAGAAGGATCTGCGCGCCAACGGGAGGAAGGCGAAGAAGAGCAGCACCGCGGCCCATTGCAGGAGCTGCCCGCGGGCGGCGTTTCCGGACGCGGCGGATGGACCCCTCACGCGCCCCCCCTTCTCGCCAGCAGCCCCTCCGGACGGAACACGAGGACGAGAGCCATGACGGCGTAGCTGAAGAGGATGGCCCACTGAGGCAGGAACAGGATGCCGAAGGCGGTCACCTCCCCGATGATCAGCGCCCCGACGAACGCACCCCAGAAGTTTCCCAGGCCCCCGATCACCACCACGATGAGCGAGCCGATGATGACCTCGATCCCCGCCCCCGGCGTCACCGTCCGCGTCGGCGCGGAGAGGGCTCCGGAGAGCCCGCCCAAGGCGGTCGCCAGCCCGAAGACGAGGCTCAACGTAAGCGGCACGTTCACCCCGAGGCACGACGCCATCTCCCGGTTCGCCGAGATCGCCCGCAGGTTCCGCCCGAAGCGCGTCTTCCGGATGAGCCACCACATCCCCACGGCCACCAGGATCCCCACGAGGATCACGACGAGGTCGTACCGCGGGACGGAAATGTCCCCGAGAGTGAAGGAGGCGCTCAAGGATTCCGGGCGCTCGATCGATTTGTAGTCCGTCCCCCAGATCATCTTCACCACGTCGTCGATGATCAGGATGAAGCTGTAGGTGAGCAGGATCTGGAACCCCGCCTCCCCTCCCCGCCCGTAGATCCGGCGAAGGAACACGTATTCCATGACCACTCCGGCGATCCCTGCCCCCGCCGCCGCGAGGAGGACTCCCGGCCAGAACGGGAGGCCGGTGACCGAGACCACCTGGTAGGCGAAGTACGCCCCGATGAGGTAGAAGGAGCCGTGGGCGAAGTTGAAGACGTTGACGACGCCGAAGATCAGGGAGAGCCCCGACGCCACGAGGAAGAGCGTCATCGCGGAGGTGAGCCCGCTGAACAGTTGCGCCGCTACGAGGTTCGCGTCCAAAGCCCCTTCCCCGGGTGATGATGGCCGGCCCCGGGACGAAGGGGCCGGCCGCGCGCCTTACCCTCCTACTTTTTGGCGGCCTTGCGGGCGGCGAGGATCTCCGCCTCCGAAGGGATGATGTCCTCCGCCTTGTAGATCTTCCAGTTCCCCAGCATCATCGTCGCCGGGGGGAAGCTCTTGTTGGGCACCGTCTCGCCGATCGCCTGCACCTGGACGACCTGGTGGTCGATCGGCCGCATGTAGGAGGTGAAGCCGGGCGGATCCTCCGGCAGCTTGAACTTCAACTTTTCCATCACCGCCACCAGCTTGTCGGCATCCTCCGCCGTTCCCGCCTGGCGAACCCCTTCGGCGATGAAGTACACCCCCGCGTACGCCCCTTCCGCCGCGTACGACGGGTACCGCCCCGTCTTCGCCTTGAACTTCTTCACGTACTCCTTGTTCTCCTTGGTGTCGGGCCAGTTGTTGTGGTGCCGCGCGCTCAGGACCAGCCCCTTGGGCAGCGTGTTGGGAAGCGCCTCGAGGACCTCGTAGTTCCCGCCCCCGTCGTAGTTGAACATCTTCATCTTGTCGAACAATTTGTACGGGAGCGCCTGCTTGATGAACGCCACGGTGTCGCCGCCCCAGAAGGTGGTGACCAGAACGTCGGGCTTGGCGTTCAGGATCGCCGTGATGTAGGGGGTGTAGTCCGGCTCGTAGAGCTTCGGCCACGCCTGCCCGACCATCTTCACGTCCGTGCGCTTTTTTCCCAGCAGCATCCAGAAATCTTCCCAGGTCCGGTGCCCGTACTCGTAGTCCGGTCCGATCACGTAATACTTCTTCCACTCCTTCTTGTCCTTCGCGTAGAGAGCCGCGGCCGCGGCGGACTGGTACGTGTTGTTCGACACGCGGAAGTAGTACGGCTGGAACTTCTCCATCGTCAGCGCCGTGGAGGCGTGGTCGGTCCCCACGAAGATGATCTTGTTCTCCTTCGACACCTCGGTGACCGCGAGCCCCACCGCGCTGCTCACCACGCCCATCAGGAAGTTGACCTTGTCCT
Encoded here:
- a CDS encoding ABC transporter ATP-binding protein, which produces MILEMRDVHTFYGTSHVLFGVSLDVAQGETVCLMGRNGAGKTTTFRSIVGLNPPRSGSILFHGKEISGAQVHRIARLGVGYVPEDRQVFPNLTVRENLEIGRSSGNTRREGWSVEKVYALFPILAKYDRKPGGQLSGGEQQMLTIGRTLMGNPDLVLLDEPTEGLAPVVVIALKEMILRLKGMGTTILLSEQNVKFAVKVSDRVFIIDNGAIRYRNDIEGFRSDEAVQKKYLAV
- a CDS encoding ABC transporter substrate-binding protein, with protein sequence MRRQRMKWHGLLAIGLVLVMGLADVALAAEKIVIGGMYPMTGRGGRYGIDSVAAAEIAAEEINAKGGVNGRMIDLIFTDDKSNTSYAVKVANRYIKEDKVNFLMGVVSSAVGLAVTEVSKENKIIFVGTDHASTALTMEKFQPYYFRVSNNTYQSAAAAALYAKDKKEWKKYYVIGPDYEYGHRTWEDFWMLLGKKRTDVKMVGQAWPKLYEPDYTPYITAILNAKPDVLVTTFWGGDTVAFIKQALPYKLFDKMKMFNYDGGGNYEVLEALPNTLPKGLVLSARHHNNWPDTKENKEYVKKFKAKTGRYPSYAAEGAYAGVYFIAEGVRQAGTAEDADKLVAVMEKLKFKLPEDPPGFTSYMRPIDHQVVQVQAIGETVPNKSFPPATMMLGNWKIYKAEDIIPSEAEILAARKAAKK
- a CDS encoding branched-chain amino acid ABC transporter permease, which translates into the protein MDANLVAAQLFSGLTSAMTLFLVASGLSLIFGVVNVFNFAHGSFYLIGAYFAYQVVSVTGLPFWPGVLLAAAGAGIAGVVMEYVFLRRIYGRGGEAGFQILLTYSFILIIDDVVKMIWGTDYKSIERPESLSASFTLGDISVPRYDLVVILVGILVAVGMWWLIRKTRFGRNLRAISANREMASCLGVNVPLTLSLVFGLATALGGLSGALSAPTRTVTPGAGIEVIIGSLIVVVIGGLGNFWGAFVGALIIGEVTAFGILFLPQWAILFSYAVMALVLVFRPEGLLARRGGA
- a CDS encoding branched-chain amino acid ABC transporter permease, with translation MRGPSAASGNAARGQLLQWAAVLLFFAFLPLARRSFFITMANEILIMGLFAMAFNLLYGVTGMLSFGQAAYYGVGGYTVGLLLTKGVLPYSVALPLAPVAGAALALLLGPLCIRLSGVYFTMLTLAFAELVWGVVFKWYGFTGGDNGIQGIPLPVWFHHPLHYYYFTLAVVAAAVALLRRIVESPFGAVLQSIRENPERTGFLGIRVRRYQLAAMVISGAFSGLAGGLFAGFHRSIGPDMLHWTKSGEVILMSILGGVSSFFGPLVGAGVILFIEDMIGKYTEFWEIWIGGIMLAIVIFFPRGVIGTLYQWTHRKGSRERDGNATAHS
- a CDS encoding ABC transporter ATP-binding protein, which produces METRPPILEVRRLAKAFGGLKVTHDMSFGVRKGELSAIIGPNGAGKTTLFNLITGKLVPDGGEVLYKGERIDGLHPADIARRGIGRAFQITSIFKERTALENVLVAVLAREGRTTRLVRRALSHAGEVAESMELLSMVALADRADTRAGSLPHGDQKRLDIAVALALNPELVLLDEPMAGMSPEERSVTVELIRRIWKERSLTLVFIEHDMDVVFGISEWIRVLNQGGMLAEGTPAEISRNRDVITAYLGEEIVE